GGCCATCGCGACCGTTATAACTAATCCGTGTACAGCGAAGTAAGGGGGTTGGACCATGATCATCCGCTAGGTCGGGACAATCCCTGTGTCACGGGTGGTCAGGGGCTCTGGGTCGACCTGGGTCGAATGAGGACCGCCTGGAGCCTGTCGAGACGCGCGCGCATGTCGTCTCTCAGCTGGGTGCGCCCGATGGTCCGCTTCAGCTGGTTCCCCACACCGAGCACCTCATCGGTCGAGACACGATTGATGGAGAAGACCAGGGTTCCATCCCGGTGCGCGAAGGCGCCGGTGAGGATCTGGGTCGCATTGAACGAATGCCCCGCGTAGTAGTAGCGCTCGACGTGAATGATCGAGCCTGAACTTGCCACGACAATCCGATGGAGCAGGCTCAAGTGCGGGCGCCGCTGGACGCGCCGCTTGATCCAGTAGAAGTGGTTGACCATCTGAGGGGGCTGGGCGGCCGGGTATCGCAGCAGCGCCTCGTGGAGCTCTGGGCCAAGGCGGGCGAGGCGTTCGGCATCGGCAGCGGCCAGCCGCAGATCGACCGCCGGGTCGGTGACGGCTCCGCCGGTCCGTGCATAGTGGGCGATCGTGGCAAGACCGCCTTGCCGATAGGCCTGCAGGCGCTGATGGAGGAGCCGCCGGTAGGCATCCGAGGCAATGTCAGCCGCTGTGGTCTTGGCGGAGGTATCCGCAGATCCCTTGACCGCACGAAGCGCATCGATCTCGGCCAACGAGAGGTTGAACCGTGTTCCGGGTGCGGCCGCGAGGAGGCCTTCCGCCTCTTCTCGCTCGCTCCGCGAGAATCGCGGTCCCACCAGGGCCGAAGTGGGCGCCTCGTCCGGCACCGCGCCAAAGTCGGAGATGGTATCATCCTGGGCGATCAGCTGCCCCGAGGCCAGATAGTCGGCGATCTCACTCATCGGAGCCGGCAGGATCATGGCGAAGCCGACGGCGAGCTCTCTGTCGCTGTTCTCGGAGACGGAATAGGAGACAACCTCGCCCCGGACGAGACGGAGGCGCTGCTCGGCGGAGATCTGAAGGAGATCCTGCACTTCGTTAACGACCGGCGTCTCGGCAGCCGGTGCGATGCCCGGACCCACCAGGTCCGTGAGGAGGCTGATCCCGAGTAGCCACGCCGCACCGGCCCGGCTCGACCGCATCATAGGGTCGATTATGACGCAGCCGACGAGGTGCGCGGCGAGAGTCCGTACGGTATTCTCCTGGCAGGCTGCTGAGAGATCCGAAGGCGACTCGGCCCGATACCGGAGGACTGAATCATGGCACGGCTCACTCCCATCACCGGCAAGAACCAGGTGGACACCAAGGACCACGCGATCGTGGACGCCATCGTCCAGAGCCGCGGCGCGCTCCAGGGCCCGTTCACGATGTTCCTCCACTGCCCGGAGCTGGCCGGCCGCCTCGCGCATCTGGGCGCCTTCGTGCGCTTCGAGGGCTCGCTCGACATGCGGGTGCGCGTGCTCGCGGCCATGACCGTCGCGCGGGAGCTCGACGCGGTCTACGTGTGGGGCGCGCAGACGGGTGGCGCCCGGCGGCTCGGCGTGCCGGAGACGACCATCACGGCCATCCGCGAGAAGCACGCGCGCGGCATCCCGCCGGAGGACGCCCAGATCGTGGAGTTCACGCGCGAGCTCATCCGGAAGCACCGGGTCGATGAGGCCACCGTGAAGGCGCTGCAGACGCGGTTCGGCAACGAGGGATTCATCGAGCTGACCGGGGCGATCGGCTACTACAGCATGCTGGCGATGACGGTGAACGCCTGCGAGCTGGAAGCCAGCAAGGGCGCCGAGGTCCTGCAATGATCGTCGACGCGCAGGTCC
The nucleotide sequence above comes from Candidatus Methylomirabilota bacterium. Encoded proteins:
- a CDS encoding carboxymuconolactone decarboxylase family protein, encoding MARLTPITGKNQVDTKDHAIVDAIVQSRGALQGPFTMFLHCPELAGRLAHLGAFVRFEGSLDMRVRVLAAMTVARELDAVYVWGAQTGGARRLGVPETTITAIREKHARGIPPEDAQIVEFTRELIRKHRVDEATVKALQTRFGNEGFIELTGAIGYYSMLAMTVNACELEASKGAEVLQ